The Kwoniella shandongensis chromosome 13, complete sequence genomic sequence TAAATCTGCGTGCCACTTGATCTGCCGCCACCCACTTTCACCAAGCAGCGGTGATCACCGCCACTGCCTCAACTTCGTTCGCAATGACTTGAGGTGATTTCCGTGCTGATCACTTCAGTGTTCGAACAAACGTCTTTCTTAGTCGCTTCGTTACTGTTGCATACATCGCTTCATTGCTATCGCAAGTAAGACCAGCTCGTCGGAATGGCTACTACAACTTACACCTCCGCCTCGTCAGCATTGTTGGACCGAGGGGTACTTATCAAGCAAGGTGCTGAAGCGGTGCGTGCTgtcatccctcttcatcctcctacTTCCAAATCCAAGCACAAGTCAAAGTCGATCGGAATTAGACTCGCTCATCGTACCGTGCTGATTACCAAACTTCACCTATCTTATACAGAAAGTCTACGCTTTACCATCATTATTACCCCAACCAGCGATATTCAAcccgtcatcgtcctccgccGGTCCCAGCACCATCACCAATACGGACAGCGGAGTAATCCTCAAATACCGATTCCCTAAGACATATCGACACCCAACACTCGATGCGTCCCTAACAGCTTCAAGACTGACTTTCGAAGCTCGTTCCTTATCTCGAGCAGCGAAAGCGGGCGTCGTAGTTCCCAAAGTCATATatgtggatgagaaaggtGGTGTGTTGGGTTTGGAGAGAGTAGAAGGATGGAGCGTGAGAGAGATTTTGGGCGGAGGAGCGgaaggggaggtggaagtggaggaagatgaggtagAGGTTGAGCTGgctcaaggggaagagggagtggagggggagagtgcggcggaagaggaggaaggggaaggggataaTGAGGGGATGAGTGCTTTGAGACGGTTGGGTGTGACGCAAGGTAtgttgctcttcctcctcatccaatACACCGACAACTTAACACTCCTACACCCTCCTCATGATACCAGGATCAGGAGCAACCCCAGATCTCCAGGCGATACTCTGACCTTCGTCAGCTGACCATACTGCACCGTTTCCCACAGAACACCTGATGAGGTCCATCGGAGCGGCTCTCGCCAGACTACATCTGACAACTATCATACATGGTGATCTGACAACGTCCAATATGATGGTCCGTCTCACACCGGGCGGTATCCAGCCATACGAGATTGTACGTgtccttcatcatcttccaggCAAATCAACCCCCGCTCCACTGTCTCCATTTCGTTCTACCAGATTTGGTAGtactcctctccttcatgaCTTTCAACCTTCAGACCATCCGTTACCTTTCAGTGGAGGGTACCATAGGCGCCTAACAGTATGCTGATCTTATAATTTCAGGTCATGATCGATTTCGGTCTCTCGTCCACCGCCCAATTCCCCGAAAATTACGCTGTCGATCTGTATGTCCTCGAAAGAGCATTCGCATCAACACATCCTCAATCCGAAAACCTCTATGCGGGGGTGAGTCAATCTCTCCTTTTCACACCTCTCCGTATTTGCGCCACTATGGGGTTTCGGAGTCGAGCTGATTAGTTGTCAATTTGGTTTAGGTGCTGGAAGCTTATGAGAAAGGATTGGGGGAGAAAAAGTGGAGACCGATAGAAATCAAGTTGAAAGAAGGTGTGTGCGCGAAATCAAGCTATCTCGCTTGTGCGATTCAAATGGGTGAAGCAATACTGACAAATCGCGATGACTCGTAGttcgacgaagaggtcgaaagaGGGACATGACCGGATGATTTGTATACCATGCAGTGAGTCAATTAGCTTCCACAAGGccaagatcaagctgacGAACGATTCAGTTATATTCATTTTGGTTTCGTTTTGCTTTGTGACTCTACAACCCATATACAACGGCGAACTTCTGATGAAAATGATACTAATACCCGGAATCATACAATTTTACCGAGAACAGAAAAGTACGAATAAGGGTGTTCCCGGAACTAGAAATATGGTCGAGGAAGTAGGCTCGCCGAGCGACCTAGACTGACCGAGGACGATTTTTGGAATTGATAGATACTAAAAAGCATTAcgggggaagagaagatatcGGCATATGGTCGAGAATGGTAAGGGAAGTCGACTGACGAAAGACAGGGGGTTGGGGCGGATGGTGcgagaagttgaagaagggacaCAACAATTAAAAATGAAAGCGAGAAAGGACCAAGGTGGTGGCCTTTCATCACGATGGCAAGGCGACGACCTTACCACAACTCGAACTGGTCTTTGCGCTCGATCGGTTCAGGAGAAGCCAAAAGATTCGAGACGCGCAAGACAGAGGGAGACGGGTTGAAGAGGCTCTCGACGGGCGACGAAGGACAACAAGCTTGTTGTCTATCAAAGTAGTCGAGCGTAGGAAGTCGGATGCGTGGATATTGTcgaggtgtaggaggagACGGGATCGGTGTTGGAAGTTGGAAGGTTGGGTCGATGCCGCGTCCAGCAAAGTGAGAGCCAGAGCCGTGACCTTGTGGTAGGAGGACGGTGGTGTATAGCGGGGGAGGAGGGTTGAAGAAGTGCGATGGGCGCATGTTGAATAGCCTCGTCGCTATGTTCTCCTCCGAGACGGTCCCCGTAGCCGTCGTAATGACCGACAGTCcgctgctccttctcctgacCGGTGGTTCCGCCTGGTATATCGGTTACAAGTCAGCACGGAGTCTCTTCACTGTACGAAAGAGatgttactcacctcctcacTCATCGCCATCAATATCTTTGCagcctccacctcgtcctcgtcctcctccgtcACAACGCTCATAGCATCCGGCTCGGCGACGACTTCCCTTGacattcttcgcttctttTTCGGGCTCTTGACAACCTTGGGTGAGGTTGCTTCGCCTTCGGAAGAAGCGTCGAGCGACTTTGGACCGCGTTGCCAGAATTTACGCGGTCGCGAAGTGCCGTGGTCGTGTCGCTACCATCGCAATTAGAACGATTGTCAGCGAACTCAATCTACCCCGACAAGAAACTCGCATGATGACTATGGATGGACACTTACCCAGATACCACAAGCGTTGCAGAGCACGTTGTCCACGCCCGGTGCAGCCGGGTCAGGATTGCTCCTCCACAACTTGGTCTTCTCCTACA encodes the following:
- a CDS encoding EKC/KEOPS complex subunit BUD32; this encodes MATTTYTSASSALLDRGVLIKQGAEAKVYALPSLLPQPAIFNPSSSSAGPSTITNTDSGVILKYRFPKTYRHPTLDASLTASRLTFEARSLSRAAKAGVVVPKVIYVDEKGGVLGLERVEGWSVREILGGGAEGEVEVEEDEVEVELAQGEEGVEGESAAEEEEGEGDNEGMSALRRLGVTQEHLMRSIGAALARLHLTTIIHGDLTTSNMMVRLTPGGIQPYEIVMIDFGLSSTAQFPENYAVDLYVLERAFASTHPQSENLYAGVLEAYEKGLGEKKWRPIEIKLKEVRRRGRKRDMTG